The following proteins are encoded in a genomic region of Arachis ipaensis cultivar K30076 chromosome B02, Araip1.1, whole genome shotgun sequence:
- the LOC107627880 gene encoding MADS-box transcription factor 6, whose amino-acid sequence MKNINKTIERYQRCSFTPQDEHVECETQSWYQEVSKLKAKYESLQRTQRHLLGEDLGPLSIKELQNLEKQLEGALAQARQRKTQIMIEQMEELRRRERHLGDMNKQLRLKLEAEGFNLKAMESLWSSTSAAANSNFTFQPSQTNNPMDCQPEPFLQIGYHHYVQPEASNNVAKNMGCETNNFMHGWVL is encoded by the exons ATGAAAAA TATCAACAAAACTATTGAACGATACCAACGCTGCTCTTTTACTCCTCAAGATGAACATGTTGAATGTGAAACTCAG AGCTGGTACCAGGAGGTATCAAAGCTAAAGGCAAAGTATGAGTCTCTACAAAGGACTCAGAG GCACTTGCTTGGGGAAGATCTTGGACCATTGAGCATAAAGGAGCTGCAGAATCTTGAGAAACAGCTTGAAGGTGCTTTAGCACAGGCCAGGCAGAGGAAG ACACAAATTATGATTGAACAAATGGAAGAGCTACGTAGGAGG GAGCGCCATCTTGGAGATATGAACAAGCAACTTAGGCTCAAG CTTGAGGCAGAAGGGTTCAATCTAAAAGCTATGGAAAGCTTGTGGAGTTCAACTTCAGCTGCTGCAAACAGCAACTTTACCTTTCAGCCTTCTCAAACCAATAACCCTATGGATTGCCAACCTGAGCCTTTCTTGCAAATAGG GTACCATCACTATGTTCAACCTGAAGCATCTAATAATGTTGCTAAGAACATGGGTTGTGAGACCAATAACTTCATGCATGGATGGGTGCTTTGA